A region from the Dendropsophus ebraccatus isolate aDenEbr1 chromosome 1, aDenEbr1.pat, whole genome shotgun sequence genome encodes:
- the RGMA gene encoding repulsive guidance molecule A, translated as MKPTRARVVVKARAGWMGMGRGAGPKALGLFKILTVFLCTFHTAFSSSCRILKCNSEFWSTTSNSHHHTGAEDSVEFCTALRTYAHCTRRTARFCRGDLAYHSAVHGIDDLMSQHNCSKDGPTSQPRVRTPPPWDSQERSDSPEICHYEKNFHRHSATPNYTHCGLFGDPHLRTFTDTFQTCKIQGAWPLIDNNYLNVQVTNTPVHPGSTATATSKITIIFKNFQECVDQKVYQAEMDELPAAFVDGSKNGGDKSGANSLKIIEKVAGQHIEIQAKYIGTTIVVRQVGRYLTFAVRMPEEVVNAVEDKENQGLYLCLQGCPQNQQIDFRTFHSQSPETGLRRHGTGSSASSFTPQMAGAKCKEKLPVEDLYFQSCVFDLLTTGDVNFTLAAYYAFEDVKSLHSNKDKLHLYERTTDLGSGTAAPKSGLGLALFLVAFVYVFQCCTVLL; from the exons GGCGAGGGTGGTGGTTAAAGCCCGAGCTGGATGGATGGGTATGGGGAGAGGGGCAGGACCCAAAGCCCTGGGACTCTTCAAAATCCTCACCGTCTTCTTGTGCACATTCCACACAG CTTTCAGCTCATCCTGTAGAATTCTGAAGTGCAACTCTGAATTTTGGTCAACCACCTCAAACTCCCATCATCATACTGGAGCGGAGGATTCGGTGGAATTTTGCACGGCACTACGAACCTATGCTCATTGCACCCGTCGTACTGCTCGCTTTTGCAGAGGAGACTTGGCTTACCATTCAGCTGTCCATGGCATTGATGACCTCATGAGTCAACACAACTGTTCCAAAGATGGCCCCACTTCCCAGCCACGTGTTCGTACCCCTCCACCATGGGATAGCCAAGAGAGGTCTGACAGCCCCGAGATTTGTCATTATGAAAAGAATTTTCACCGGCACTCCGCAACCCCTAACTACACCCATTGTGGTCTCTTTGGGGATCCACATCTTAGGACGTTTACGGACACTTTCCAGACCTGCAAAATACAAGGAGCATGGCCTCTCATAGACAATAATTACTTGAATGTACAAGTCACCAACACTCCGGTACATCCAGGATCAACAGCAACAGCTACCAGCAAG ataacAATAATCTTTAAGAACTTCCAGGAGTGTGTGGACCAGAAGGTTTACCAGGCTGAAATGGATGAGCTTCCCGCTGCTTTTGTAGATGGCTCTAAGAAtggtggagacaagagtggagcgaACAGCTTGAAAATTATAGAAAAAGTGGCTGGGCAACACATAGAAATACAAGCCAAATATATTGGTACCACAATAGTGGTGCGGCAAGTTGGTCGTTACCTGACCTTTGCAGTACGCATGCCTGAGGAGGTGGTGAACGCGGTGGAGGACAAAGAAAACCAAGGACTTTATCTGTGCCTCCAGGGTTGTCCTCAGAACCAGCAAATTGACTTTCGAACCTTCCACTCCCAAAGCCCAGAAACTGGCTTGAGGAGACACGGGACTGGATCCAGTGCATCCTCGTTCACTCCTCAAATGGCAGGAGCCAAATGCAAAGAAAAGCTGCCCGTTGAGGACCTCTACTTTCAGTCCTGTGTCTTTGACCTCCTTACCACAGGGGATGTGAATTTTACTCTAGCTGCTTATTATGCCTTTGAGGATGTGAAGTCATTACACTCCAACAAGGACAAACTCCATTTGTATGAAAGGACCACGGACTTGGGGTCTGGAACTGCAGCTCCTAAATCAGGCCTTGGGTTGGCCCTATTCCTTGTGGCTTTTGTGTATGTGTTTCAATGTTGCACAGTGTTGTTGTAA